Proteins from a genomic interval of Calypte anna isolate BGI_N300 chromosome 19, bCalAnn1_v1.p, whole genome shotgun sequence:
- the C19H17orf64 gene encoding uncharacterized protein C17orf64 homolog, protein MEEMSSEDKMDGAEAKDGTDSQTTKKDVDGTAKEAAFVMGSRSAPPCKTPLICCADGLDQDTFKICKELFRPFKKSLRQLHLPQHLLRKKKLKYLVGSLTTVGGRIDLFVQKYCRASEVQHWQQMLWQFVSLFSEMDAEQLQKLYEHIKNNQMDKFLELRFPSEKSHLVPRLKEEKLEQLYASWGLSRGTSDLQKHLGKRNSQHQHPAGRMTGEVLA, encoded by the exons atggaggagatgagctctgaggatAAAATGGATGGAGCTGAGGCAAAGGATGGCACTGACAGCCAG ACCACAAAGAAGGATGTGGATGGCACAGCAAAGGAAGCAGCCTTTGTGATGGGCAGCAGGAGTGCTCCACCATGCAAGACCCCACTCATCTGCTGTGCAGACGGCCTTGATCAGGACACCTTTAAAATT tgcaAGGAGCTTTTCAGACCCTTTAAGAAGTCCCTTCGACAACTGCATttgccccagcacctcctcagaaagaaaaaactgaagtACCTGGTGGGAAGTTTGACCACAGTTGGAGGACGCATTGATCTCTTTGTCCAGAAGTACTGCAGAGCCTCAGAAGtccagcactggcagca gaTGCTCTGGCAGTTTGTCTCCCTCTTCTCAGAGATggatgcagagcagctgcagaagctgtATGAGCACATCAAGAACAACCAAATGGATAAATTTCTG gaattacgctttccttcagaaaaatctcatttggTTCCAAGACTCAAAGAAGAGAAACTGGAGCAACTTTATGCCAgctggggtctcagcagaggAACAAGTGACCTGCAGAAACACTTAGGTAAGAGAAACAGTCAACACCAACACCCAGCAGGAAGAATGACAGGAGAGGTACTTGCATAA